A genomic stretch from Maniola hyperantus chromosome 22, iAphHyp1.2, whole genome shotgun sequence includes:
- the LOC117992725 gene encoding putative uncharacterized protein DDB_G0286901, whose protein sequence is MAQNSNSGNDGSLNGNNANTGSQVGNNFNTGSQNGNNGNFGSQSGNSGSQSGNNANTGSQLGNNVNTGSQNGNNGNFVSQNGNSGSQSGNNANTGSQVGNNVNTGSQNGNKGNFGSQNGNSGSQSGNNANTGSQVGNNVNTGSQDGNNGNFGSQAGNSGSQSGNNANSGSQGGININTGSQDGSNGNFGSQSGNSGSQSGNNANTGLQNLINVNTGSQNGNNGNFGSQNGNSGSENGNNGNTGSQNGNNVNTGSQNGNNGNFGSQAGNSGSQSGNNANTGSQVGNNVNTGSQNENNGNFGSQNGNSGSQSGNNANTGSQVGNNVNTGSQNGNSGSQSGNNANTGSQLGNNVNTGSQNGNNGNFVSQNGNAGSQSGNNANTGSQVGNNVNTGSQNGNSGSENGNNANTGLQLGNNVNTGSQNGNNGNFVSQNGNSGSQSGNNANTGSQVGNNVNTGSQNGNSGSQSGNNANTGSQLGNNVNTGSQNGNNGNFVSQNGNAGSQSGNNANTGSQVSNNVNTGSQNGNSGSENGNNANTGLQLGNNVNTGSQNGNNGNFVSQNGNSGPQSGNNANTGSQLGNNVNPGSQNGNNGNFVSQNGNSGSQSGNSANTASQVGNDFNAGSQNGNNGNFGSQSGNNGNNGPINFWGPMGNWANMPYGPNQPYFPNSGNFGWQNGNSGSQSGSNANTGSQVGNNVNTGSQNGNFGSQGENNGNNGQLKIGWQNGNFGWQNGNFGWQSGNSGSQGGNNGNFGSQGGNNGNNGQITDEYRPCHISMDECIKQYFDQNSYCKKSYERIPEPLIRPVSTTFLADVNLTLSATDVIYSGLNNGNIEEFYVNKETDRLVISIRFRNVTYYSKDAFYRFHRRAREPVVNVDYLFAYFNSVTTTTIIPVIDDLQLDRSETYAFVDDENPRFNFGPKAFVSSDPGVRETLPALQANRRVIVQEFFLTEAAFFAATFIQYNICDFGLKLL, encoded by the exons ATGGCACAAAATAGTAATTCAGGTAACGATGGATCACTGAATGGTAATAATGCCAACACTGGATCACAGGTTGGAAATAATTTCAACACAGGATCACAAAATGGAAATAATGGCAACTTTGGATCACAGAGCGGCAACAGTGGATCACAAAGTGGCAATAATGCCAATACTGGATCACAGCTTGGAAATAATGTTAATACAGGGTCACAGAATGGAAATAATGGCAATTTTGTGTCACAGAATGGTAACAGTGGATCACAAAGTGGTAACAATGCCAACACTGGATCACAGGTTGGAAATAATGTAAATACAGGATCACAGAATGGAAATAAGGGCAACTTTGGGTCACAGAACGGTAACAGTGGATCACAAAGTGGTAACAATGCCAACACTGGATCACAGGTTGGAAATAATGTCAATACAGGCTCACAGGATGGAAATAATGGCAACTTTGGATCACAGGCTGGCAACAGCGGATCACAAAGTGGTAATAATGCAAACAGTGGATCACAAGGtggaattaatattaatacaggATCGCAAGATGGAAGTAATGGCAACTTTGGATCGCAGAGTGGTAACAGTGGATCACAAAGTGGTAATAATGCCAATACTGGATTACAGAATTTAATTAATGTCAATACAGGATCACAGAATGGAAATAATGGCAACTTTGGATCACAGAATGGCAACAGTGGATCTGAAAATGGTAATAATGGTAACACTGGATCACAGAATGGAAATAATGTAAATACAGGATCACAGAATGGAAATAATGGCAACTTTGGATCACAGGCTGGTAACAGCGGATCACAAAGTGGTAACAATGCCAACACTGGATCACAGGTTGGAAATAATGTAAATACGGGATCACAGAATGAAAATAATGGCAACTTTGGGTCACAGAACGGTAACAGTGGCTCACAAAGTGGTAACAATGCCAACACTGGATCACAGGTTGGAAATAATGTAAATACAGGATCACAGAACGGTAACAGTGGATCACAAAGTGGCAATAACGCCAATACTGGATCACAGCTTGGAAATAATGTTAATACAGGGTCACAGAATGGAAACAATGGCAATTTTGTGTCACAGAATGGTAACGCTGGATCACAAAGTGGTAACAATGCTAACACTGGATCACAAGTCGGCAATAATGTCAATACCGGATCACAGAATGGCAACAGTGGATCTGAAAATGGTAATAATGCCAACACTGGATTACAGCTTGGAAATAATGTTAATACAGGGTCACAGAATGGAAACAATGGCAATTTTGTGTCACAGAATGGCAACAGTGGATCACAAAGTGGTAACAATGCCAACACTGGATCACAGGTTGGAAATAATGTAAATACAGGATCACAGAACGGTAACAGTGGATCACAAAGTGGCAATAACGCCAATACTGGATCACAGCTTGGAAATAATGTTAATACAGGGTCACAGAATGGAAACAATGGCAATTTTGTGTCACAGAATGGTAACGCTGGATCACAAAGTGGTAACAATGCTAACACTGGATCACAAGTCAGCAATAATGTCAATACCGGATCACAGAATGGCAACAGTGGATCTGAAAATGGTAATAATGCCAACACTGGATTACAGCTTGGAAATAATGTTAATACAGGGTCACAGAATGGAAATAATGGCAACTTTGTGTCACAGAATGGTAACAGTGGGCCTCAAAGTGGTAATAATGCAAACACTGGATCACAGCTTGGAAATAATGTTAATCCAGGGTCACAGAATGGAAATAATGGCAATTTTGTGTCACAAAATGGTAACAGTGGATCACAGAGTGGTAATAGTGCCAACACTGCATCACAGGTTGGAAATGATTTTAATGCAGGCTCACAGAATGGAAATAATGGCAACTTTGGATCACAGAGTGGAAATAATGGCAATAATGGCCCAATAA acTTCTGGGGTCCAATGGGCAATTGGGCTAACATGCCTTATGGTCCAAAcc AACCTTACTTTCCAAACAGTGGCAACTTTGGATGGCAGAATGGCAACAGTGGATCACAAAGCGGTAGTAATGCCAACACTGGATCACAAGTTGGAAATAATGTCAATACAGGATCACAGAATGGCAATTTTGGATCACAGGGTGAAAATAATGGCAACAATGGCCAATTGA AAATTGGATGGCAGAATGGAAACTTTGGATGGCAGAATGGCAACTTTGGATGGCAGAGTGGCAACAGTGGATCACAGGGTGGAAATAATGGAAACTTTGGATCACAGGGTGGAAATAATGGCAATAATGgtcaaataa CTGACGAATACAGACCTTGCCACATTTCCATGGATGAGTGTATAAAACAGTATTTCGACCAAAACTCTTATTGCAAGAAATCTTACGAACGTATACCAGAGCCCTTGATCAGACCCGTATCTACGACATTCCTTGCAGATGTTAACTTGACCTTGAGTGCTACTGATGTTATATACTCAGGTCTTAATAATGGAAATATTGAAGAGTTCta CGTTAACAAGGAGACTGATAGACTGGTAATCTCCATTCGGTTCAGGAACGTGACGTATTACTCCAAAGATGCCTTCTACAGGTTCCACCGTCGTGCCAGGGAGCCTGTGGTTAATGTGGATTACCTATTCGCTTACTTTA ACTCGGTGACTACAACTACGATAATTCCGGTGATTGATGACTTGCAGTTGGATAGAAGTGAGACATATGCGTTCGTGGACGACGAAAACCCTAGATTTAACTTCGGACCCAAGGCATTCGTCAGTTCAG ATCCAGGTGTGCGAGAGACATTACCAGCGCTGCAGGCCAACAGGCGCGTAATTGTTCAAGAGTTCTTCTTGACCGAAGCAGCATTCTTCGCGGCAACCTTTATACAATATAACATTTGTGATTTTGGACTCAAATTACTTTAA
- the LOC117992726 gene encoding fibrohexamerin-like, with translation MALSLRHENDLSYIERPCRLYDMFCIRQYFAKHSRCKEALGPAPTPLYKAQSTFYLPRVNLTVTSNRLRLTGINGQVVEFYINKKTNKLLLAVEFKDFTASGDEHYFRFHRRGKEPIVNMDPTFNVTYSSFVVTIIIPNLKDLRFEDSESFLYTNDPTPRMVVGPRAFSGTDPQVQETFVKYIENLSANQKEGLLIEETFYIGSFIQYNICDFGIELL, from the exons atggccctgtccttacgac acGAAAATGACCTATCATACATCGAAAGGCCATGTCGACTGTACGATATGTTCTGCATCAGGCAGTACTTTGCCAAACACTCTCGTTGTAAGGAGGCCCTCGGACCTGCACCGACACCGCTGTATAAGGCGCAGTCCACTTTCTATCTACCGAGAGTGAATCTGACTGTAACATCGAATCGGCTTCGGTTAACAGGGATCAATGGACAAGTTGTGGAGTTTta TATTAACAAGAAGACTAATAAGCTGCTGCTCGCAGTCGAATTCAAGGACTTTACAGCTAGTGGTGATGAACATTATTTTAGATTCCACCGTAGAGGAAAGGAGCCTATTGTTAACATGGACCCCACCTTCAATGTTACCTATT CGTCATTCGTGGTGACCATCATCATACCAAATCTAAAGGACTTACGGTTTGAGGACAGCGAGTCTTTTCTGTATACCAACGACCCTACACCCAGAATGGTGGTTGGCCCTAGGGCTTTCTCGGGCACTG atcCCCAAGTGCAAGAAACTTTTGTGAAATACATCGAGAATCTTTCGGCGAATCAAAAAGAAGGTCTTTTAATTGAAGAAACATTTTACATTGGTTCATTTATTCAGTATAATATATGTGATTTTGGTATAGAGCTATTGTAA